The segment ATGCCCCCGGCATTGATGGACCTGTTGTTGTCGGCCAACATCGCCGTGGCCGTCATCATGCTGCTTACCACGGTCTACGTGCGGACCCCGCTCGAATTCAGCATTTTTCCCTCGTTGCTGCTGGCCACGACTTTGGGCCGGCTGGTGTTGAATATCGCTACGACACGTTTAATTCTTACGCGCGCGGCCACTCATGGTCTGGATGCGGCCGGCGGCGTCGTCCGCGCCTTCGGAGAGTTCGTCGCCGGAGATCGCGTCGTCGTGGGACTGGTGATCTTCCTGATCATCATCGTGATTCAGTTCGTCGTGATCACCAAGGGCGCCACCCGTATTAGCGAAGTAGCCGCCCGATTTATCCTCGATGGCATGCCCGGCCGGCAGATGGCCATTGACGCCGATTTATCAGCCGGCGTGATCGACGAAAAGCAGGCCCAACGCCGCCGCAGCGACGTCACGCGCCAGGCGGATTTCTTTGGCGCTATGGACGGAGCCAGCAAGTTTGTCCGCGGTGATGCCATAGCGGGTATTGTCATCATTCTCATCAATATCGTCGGCGGCTTGTTTATTGGGGTTGTCGAATCAGGCATGAGTGTGAGGACTGCCGCCGAAGTATTCAGCAAGCTCACGATCGGAGACGGTCTCGTCACCCAGGTGCCAGCATTTCTGATTTCCATTGCCGCGGCACTGCTTGTTACTCGCAGTACCGAAGAGACCGATTTACCGGCTCAATTTATTCGCCAGTTGTTCACAGGCCCCGAAGCGCTGATTGTTACGGCCGTCTTTCTGGGATTCCTGACATTTACAAGATTACCGCTGTTGCCGCTCTTGCTGATTGGTGGCATTTGTGTTGCTGTGGCGGTCTCTTTGCAGCGTGGCCGCCGTCGCGCCCGAGATGTTGCTGCCCAGCAGTCGTCTACCGAAACGAAGCAAGTCGAGCAGCGCGTCGAGCAATACCTGGCCATCGATCCCATGGAAATCGAAATCGGCATCGGCCTGATCCGGCTCGCCGATCCGAAACGCGGCGGCGATCTGTTGGGTCGCGTGCAGCGCGTGCGCCAGGCGATTGCAGCCGAGATCGGCATCGTGATGCCCAAGGTGCGCATACGAGACAATACCCGGCTTGACCAGAACCAATATCAGATCAAAGTGGCCGACGTGCCCGTGGCCGATGGGCATATTCGGCCCGGAATGCTGTTAGCGATTCCCACTGCCGACGTCACGGAGTCAATCGCCGGCGCGGCAACTCACATTACGGCCTTCGAGAAGACAGGAGTTTGGGTCGAACAGGGACAGCGTCGCGATGTCGAGACACAAGGCTATACCGTGTGGGATCCGGCCACCATTGTTACCCACCATTTGACGGTAGTGGTTCGAAAACACGCGGCAGATTTGCTCACGCGCGATGCCACTCGCCACCTAATTGACGAGCTGAAAACCACGGCGCCGGCAGCGGTCGACGAGTTGATTCCCGGT is part of the Pirellulales bacterium genome and harbors:
- a CDS encoding flagellar biosynthesis protein FlhA, whose translation is MSSGPGPGAGTASVLMRLSSLILPVGLVASLLVVLVPMPPALMDLLLSANIAVAVIMLLTTVYVRTPLEFSIFPSLLLATTLGRLVLNIATTRLILTRAATHGLDAAGGVVRAFGEFVAGDRVVVGLVIFLIIIVIQFVVITKGATRISEVAARFILDGMPGRQMAIDADLSAGVIDEKQAQRRRSDVTRQADFFGAMDGASKFVRGDAIAGIVIILINIVGGLFIGVVESGMSVRTAAEVFSKLTIGDGLVTQVPAFLISIAAALLVTRSTEETDLPAQFIRQLFTGPEALIVTAVFLGFLTFTRLPLLPLLLIGGICVAVAVSLQRGRRRARDVAAQQSSTETKQVEQRVEQYLAIDPMEIEIGIGLIRLADPKRGGDLLGRVQRVRQAIAAEIGIVMPKVRIRDNTRLDQNQYQIKVADVPVADGHIRPGMLLAIPTADVTESIAGAATHITAFEKTGVWVEQGQRRDVETQGYTVWDPATIVTHHLTVVVRKHAADLLTRDATRHLIDELKTTAPAAVDELIPGLMKLAEVQQVLHLLLREGVSIRHLGLILETLGDCAPRTTDSLALAELVRQRLARSICARYRDGEHRLRVLTLDPELEDRIRASCEQTDSGITVRMPPPARDAICRLIREEAENLVREDHPAVVLVSPQIRVPLKQITAAGLPNLVVLSYAEITQDTHVDCLAMITDAVGVAA